In Halobacteria archaeon AArc-dxtr1, the sequence ACGTCGAGACGAGTATCTGTGGGCAGGCCGGATCGAAACCCGAGATGATCCGGTTTCTCGTCGAAGAAGGGATTAGTTCGATATCGGCAAACGTCGATGCCGTCACCGAGGTGCAAAACGAAACGAAACGTGTCGAGCAGCGGCTCCTCTTGGAGTCAGTGCGCTAGACGGAAAAGCGATCCTCGCTCACCTACCCAAGGTCGCGTCGAGGCGATCCTCGAACACCACGGCACGCCAGAGGTGACCGAGAGCACGGTGACCAGCCGCGAGCAACTCTACGATGAACTCGAGACGATCTGGCAGCGAGGGTACGCGAAAGACAACGGTGAACGCGTAGAAGGCATGCGATGTATCGGTGCTCCGATTCTCGATTCGAGTGGCGACATTCTCGGTGCTCTGAGCGTCTCCGGGCCGATGAGCCGCCTCGAGGGCGAGAGCTTCGAACGGGAGATTCCGAAAGCCGTGCTGAGTGCGGCGAACGTCATCGAGGTCAACATGGCCCACGCGTAGCGTCCGGTACTGCCGGACGCAAATTTCTCTATGAAATTACACTCGTATGAATGGAATGTATCGAGAGACAGTACGGCGCTCGATGGCACCAACTTCACTTAGGAGATGCTGACGAGAGGGCTGTTCCCCCTGGGGCGGAGGGTCGTCACCGATACCGGGGGGCCGAGCGGTGCTCCGTGCCACGTCAGTCGCATTCGGCC encodes:
- a CDS encoding IclR family transcriptional regulator C-terminal domain-containing protein — translated: MPSPRCKTKRNVSSSGSSWSQCARRKSDPRSPTQGRVEAILEHHGTPEVTESTVTSREQLYDELETIWQRGYAKDNGERVEGMRCIGAPILDSSGDILGALSVSGPMSRLEGESFEREIPKAVLSAANVIEVNMAHA